CCCTGCCCGCCGGGTGCTGAGCGTGATCGGCGTCGGTGAGCGGCTGCGCACGACGTTGTGACGGATCTCGCGCATCGATCCAGCCAGGGCTGACAGCATTGACCCGGATCTCCGGCCCGAGGCTGATCGCCAGGGCGTGAGTCAGGGCCAGCAGGCCGCCCTTGCTTGCCGCATAGGCCTCTGTGTCCGGCTCCGATTGTGCTGCGCGGGTCGAGGCCAGGTTGACGATGGCGCCGTTGTGGGCACGCAGGTACGGAGCACAGTGCTTGGCCAGCAGCATCGGCCCACCCAGGTTCACCGCCAGGACCCGGTTCCAATAGGCAAGATCGAGGCTTTCCAAGGTGATGTTGTGCGGGTCGGCGATAGCGGCGTTGCATACCAGCGCATCGAGGCGTCCGAACTGCCCGAGCACCTCGGCGATACCTGTGGCGACCTGCCCTTCGTCCGCCACGTCCATGGCAATGAACCAGGCGTTGTCGCCCAACGCCTTCGCCACTTTGGAACCGCGCTCGCGATCCAGATCGGTCAATACGACCTGCCAGCCTTCACAGATCAACCAGGCGGCAATACCGAGGCCGATGCCCCGCGCGGCGCCCGTAACCAATGCAACCCGGCCATGAGTACCGCTCGGCGGCGTTGCCAGCTCAATCACAAGGCCGCCAACCCGCGAGCCAGGTCGGCTTGCAAATCCGCCACATCTTCGAGGCCGACCGCCACGCGGATCAGGCTGTCACGAATACCCGCCGATTCACGCTCCTGGGGGGACAGGCGACCGTGGGACGTGGTGCTCGGATGGGTAATGGTGGTCTTGCTGTCACCCAGGTTGGCGGTGATGGAAATCAATCGGGTCGCGTCGATGAAGCGCCAGGCGCCCTCCTTGCCCCCCTTGACCTCGAAGCTCACCACTGCGCCAAAACCACGCTGCTGACGCAAGGCCAGTTCATGCTGCGGATGGCTCTTGAGGCCGGCGTAATGCACTTTCTCGATGCCCTCCTGCTGCTCCAGCCACTCGGCCAAGGCCTGGGCATTGGCGCAATGGGCCTTCATCCGCAGGCCGAGGGTTTCCAAGCCTTTCAGGAAGACCCAGGCGTTGAACGGGCTGAGGGTCGGCCCGGCGGTGCGCAGGAAGCCCACGACCTCTTTCATCTGCTCGCCACGACCGGCGACGACACCGCCCATGCAACGGCCCTGGCCGTCGATGAACTTGGTCGCCGAATGCACCACCACGTCCGCGCCCAGCTTCAGCGGTTGTTGCAGCGCTGGCGTGCAGAAGCAGTTGTCGACCACCAGCATGGAGCCCTTGGCATGGGCGATTTCCGCCAGTGCGGCGATGTCCACCAGCTCAGCCAGGGGATTGGAAGGCGATTCGACGAAGAGCAGCTTGGTATTGGCCTTGATGGCAGCGTCCCAAGCGGATAGGTCCGCCAAGGGTACGTAATCGACTTCCACGCCGAAACGCTTGAAGTATTTTTCGAACAGGCTGATGGTCGAACCGAAGACGCTGCGCGACACCAGCACATGGTCGCCGGCGCTGCACAGGCTCATCACCACGGCCATGACCGCGGCCATGCCAGTGGCGGTGGCAACCGCTTGCTCGGCGCCTTCCAGGGCGGCGATACGTTCCTCGAAAGCCCGCACGGTGGGGTTGGTATAACGCGAATAGACGTTACCCGGCACTTCACCAGCAAAGCGCGCAGCCGCATCGGCAGCGGTGCGGAATACGTAGCTGGAGGTAAAGAACATCGGATCGCCATGTTCGGCTTCCGGTGTACGGTGCTGGCCCGCGCGAACCGCCAGGGTATCGAACGCTACGCCGTCAAGGTCGCTGTCCAGCCGACCGGCATCCCAATCCTGACTCATGCTGCCACTCCTTTATTCGGTTGAACGCAAACCGGCCCCTCAGGGCCGGTTGGGTGTCACTTAGTTGTTGTACAGATCGATGATCGCGCTGACCGCCTGAGTCTTGGCCTTGGACGCGTCGTTACGCGCGTTCTCGATCCGGTTCAGGTAGGCCTCGTCGATGTCGCCGGTGACGTACTTGCCGTCGAATACCGCGCAATCGAACTGCTCGATCTTGATCTTGCCGCCACCCACCGCTTCGATGAGGTCAGGCAAGTCCTGGTAGATCAGCCAGTCGGCGCCGATCAGGTCGGCCACTTCCTGGGTCGTGCGGTTATGAGCGATCAGCTCATGGGCACTCGGCATGTCGATGCCGTAGACGTTCGGGTAGCGCACGGCCGGGGCCGCCGAGCAGAAGTAGACGTTCTTGGCGCCAGCTTCGCGGGCCATCTGGATGATCTGCTTGCAAGTGGTGCCGCGCACGATGGAGTCGTCCACCAGCATCACGTTCTTGCCGCGGAATTCCAGCTCGATGGCATTGAGTTTCTGGCGTACGGATTTCTTCCGTGCGGCCTGGCCCGGCATGATGAAGGTACGGCCGATGTAGCGGTTCTTCACGAAGCCTTCGCGGAACTTCACGCCCAGGTGGTTCGCCAGTTCCAGGGCCGCGGTGCGGCTGGTGTCCGGGATCGGGATGACCACGTCGATATCATGGTCCGGGCGCTCGCGCAGGATCTTGTCGGCCAGCTTCTCGCCCATGCGCAGGCGCGCCTTGTAGACCGAGATACCGTCGATGATCGAGTCCGGGCGCGCCAGGTAGACGTGCTCGAAGATGCACGGGGTCAGGCTCGGGTTGGTCGCGCACTGGCGGGTGTACAGCTTGCCGTCTTCAGTGATGTAGACCGCTTCGCCCGGAGCCAGGTCGCGAATCAGGGTGAAACCGAGCACGTCCAGGGACACGCTCTCGGAGGCGATCATGTACTCGACGCCTTCGTCGGTGTGACGTTGGCCGAACACGATCGGACGAATACCGTGCGGATCGCGGAAGCCGACGATGCCGTAGCCGGTGATCATCGCCACCACCGAGTAGCCACCCACGCAACGGTTGTGCACGTCGGTCACGGCAGCGAACACGTCTTCTTCGGTCGGCTGCAGCTTGCCGCGCTGGGCCAGCTCGTGGGCGAAGACGTTGAGCATCACTTCCGAGTCGGAACTGGTGTTGACGTGGCGCAAGTCAGATTCGTAGATCTCCTTGGCCAGTTGCTCGACGTTGGTCAGGTTGCCGTTGTGTGCCAAGGTGATGCCGTACGGCGAGTTGACGTAGAACGGCTGGGCTTCGGCCGAAGTCGAGCTGCCCGCTGTCGGATAGCGCACATGGCCGATGCCCATGTGGCCGACCAGGCGCTGCATGTGACGCTGATGGAACACGTCACGCACCAGGCCGTTGTCCTTGCGCAGGAATAACCGGCCGTCATGGCTGGTCACGATACCGGCAGCGTCCTGGCCGCGGTGCTGGAGCACGGTTAGCGCGTCATACAGCGCCTGATTGACGTTCGACTTACCGACGATACCGACGATGCCACACATGCGACGCAACCCCTACTTAATGGATCTGAACTGAACAACACTCACTGCGGCGTTTTGGCCGTCGGCAAGAGGTGTTCCTTGAACGGTATTTCAGCGGGTACGCTGATACCGCTGGCAAGCCACTGACTGCTCCAACCCAGGATCAGGTTCTTGGACCAGTCTGCGACCAATAGAAATTGTGGCACGAGCCGGGACTCCTGCCACCACGTATCCTGCTGTACCGGCCCCAGGCTCAACAGCCCGACGGCGACGACCACCAGCAACGCGCCACGCGCCGCGCCGAAGGCCATGCCCAGGAACCGGTCCGTCCCGGAAAGCCCGGTGACGCGAATCAGTTCGCCGATCAGATAATTGATCATTGCGCCCACCAGCAAGGTGGCGATAAACAAGATGGCACAGCCCGCGATCACGCGGGCCGACGGTGTTTCGATGTATCCGGCGAGGTACTGGGACAACGAGCCACCAAACATCCAGGCTACGACTCCCGCAATGATCCAGGTCAGCAGCGAGAGCGCTTCCTTGACGAAGCCGCGACTCAGACTGATCAAAGCGGAGATGGCGACGATTGCAACGATCGCCCAGTCAACCCAGGTAAATGGCACGGTGCAGCCTACAGACGGATAAGGCGGCGCATTTTAGCAGAGCGCAGGGCTGTCGGTAAGCTGCGTGATTCAAATCAGCCAAATGGCGGTCAACCGCGCTCTGGCTGGAAGCGCACCACAAAGCCCTTGAGGTTCTGCTGGCGATTGAGCAGGTCGCGCAGGCGGTCGGCCTCGGCACGCTCGATCAACGGACCGACAAAGACCCGATTCTTGCCATCGGCAGAACGGATGTAGGCGTTGTAGCCCTGGCTGCGCAGGTTTTTCTGCAGTTTTTCGGCGCTGTCACGACTGGTCAGGCTGGCCAGTTGCACCGACCAACTGACCGACAGGCCATTGGCATCCACACGGCTTTGCGTGGTGTCCGGCTTGGGGGCTGCGGTGATCGGCTGGGTCGGGGCTGGCTTGATAGCGGGTGCCGCCGGAACAGGCGTTGGCGCGACGGCTGGCTTGCTCGGCACAGTCGGAGCGGGCGCGACAGGCGCTGTTGGCGCAGCAGGTTCCTGGGCGAGTTCTTCATCGCTCGGCACCGGCTCCTGAGGCAGCGCCTGGGGCTCGGGAACCGCGACCTGCTCAACCTGCACAGGCGGCACCGAAGGCGCCTGCGGGGCGGCCGGCGCATCAACCGTGACCTGGCGCTGCTCGTCCTGACGGGAAAACAGCATCGGCAGGAAGATCACCGCCAGGGCCACCAATACCAGGGCCCCGACCATGCGCTGCTTGTACGCCTTATCCAGCAATGCCATCTGCAGCTTCCTCCGTGGAGCGCCGGGCCAGCCATTGCAGGGCCTCGGCAACGCAAAAAAATGAGCCGAACAACAGGATCTCGTCATCGGGTGTCGCCAGGGCACACTGCCCTTCCAGGGCGGCGGCGACGCTGCCATAAGCATCCACCGAAGCGCCACGACGCTGCAAGGCTGCCTGCAACTCTCTGGCCGGACGCGAACGCGGTGATTCCAGCGGCGCCACGGCCCAGTGCTGGACACTAGCATTCAACGCGTCGACAACGCCATCCAGGTCCTTGTCCGATAGCAGCCCGAACACCGCCAGGCGCTTACCTGTCACCGGACGGCGCGCCAGGCGTTCCGCCAGATACAGCGCCGCGTGGGGGTTGTGGCCGACATCCAGCAACAGGTTCAGGCGCTTGCCTTGCCAATCGAACGAGCGGCGATCAAGACGACCGACGACGCGAGTCGCCTGCAACGCCTGGACAATCTGCCCGGACTCCCAGGGCAAGCCCAGCAATAGGTAGGCCTGGAGTGCCAGCGCGGCGTTCTCCATCGGCAAGTCCAGCAGCGGCAGGTCATGCAGCTCCACCGGGTTGCCCTTGGCATCGCTGCCACGCCATTGCCAGTGCTGCTCGGTCATGGCCAGGTCGAAGTCCCGCCCACGCAGAAAGAACGGGCAACTCAGCTCGCGAACTTTATCCAGCAACGGTTGCGGCGGATCGAGATCGCCGCAGAGTGCCGGCGCACCCTGGCGAAAGATGCCGGCCTTCTCGAAAGCCACGGATTCACGGGTGTCGCCCAGGTAATCGGCGTGATCCACGCCGATACTGGTGACCAGGGCGATGTCCGCGTCCACGAGATTGACCGTATCCAGACGCCCACCCAGGCCAACTTCGAGCACGACGGCATCCAGGCCGGCACGGGCGAACAGCCAGAACGCCGCCAGGGTGCCCATTTCGAAATAGGTCAGGGAAGTCTCGCCTCGCCCGGCTTCCACCGCCGCGAAGGCTTCGCACAGCTGCGCGTCGGAGGCTTCGATGCCGTTGACCTGCACCCGCTCGTTGTAGCGCAGCAGGTGCGGCGAACTGTAGACACCGACATTCAACCCCTGGGCCCGCAGCAGCGAGGCCAGGAAGGCGCAGGTCGAACCCTTGCCGTTGGTGCCGGTGACGGTGATGACCCGAGGCGCCGGCTTGGCCAGTCCCATGCGGGACGCTACCGCTTGCGAGCGCTCCAACCCCATGTCGATGGCCGATGGATGCAACTGCTCGAGGTAGGCAAGCCATTCGCCCAGGGTACGTTGGGTCATAGGCCTGCAGGCACCGGCGGAACCACCATCGGTTCGATCGGCGTGGCGACGAACTTGGGCGTCGGCAGGCCCATCAACTGCGCCAGCAGGTTACCCAGGCGCGGACGCAGTTCCTGACGATGAATGATCATGTCGATGGCGCCGTGTTCAAGCAGGAATTCGCTGCGCTGGAAACCTTCCGGCAGCTTTTCACGCACGGTCTGTTCGATTACGCGAGGGCCGGCAAAGCCGATCAGGGCTTTCGGCTCGCCGACGATCACGTCGCCGAGCATCGCCAGGCTGGCGGAAACACCGCCGTAGACCGGGTCGGTCAGCACCGAGATGAACGGGATGCCTTCTTCGCGCAGACGCGCCAGCACCGCGGAGGTCTTGGCCATTTGCATCAGCGAGATCAGGGCTTCCTGCATCCGCGCGCCACCGGAGGCGGCGAAGCAGATCATCGGGCAACGGTTTTCCAGGGCGTAGTTGGCGGCGCGAACGAAGCGCTCGCCGACGATGGCGCCCATGGAACCGCCCATGAAGGAAAATTCGAAGGCCGAAACCACCACCGGCATGCCCAGCAGGGTGCCGCTCATGGACACCAGGGCGTCTTTCTCGCCGGTCTGCTTCTGGGCCGCGGTCAGGCGATCCTTGTACTTCTTGCCGTCGCGGAACTTCAGGCGGTCCACGGGCTCCAGGTCAGCGCCCAGCTCCACGCGACCTTCGGCGTCCAGGAAAATATCGATACGGGCACGCGCGCCGATGCGCATGTGGTGATTGCACTTGGGGCAAACGTCCAGGGTCTTTTCCAGCTCAGGGCGGTACAGCACCGCTTCGCAGGAAGGACATTTGTGCCACAGACCTTCAGGCACCGAGCTTTTCTTTACCTCGGAACGCATGATCGAAGGGATCAGTTTGTCTACCAACCAGTTGCTCATGCTTTCTTTCTCCAGTACCGGCGGCCCGAACGCTCTGGTTCGCGGCCCCGCGTATGCCCTTGAGCTTAAATTCATTGTGCGGCGAGGATCGAGGAACCACCGCGGTCAGCGCGAAACATGACCTGCGCCCAGCTCCACCATCCCTGCCATTCCCGACAACCGCTGCACCGCGATTGCCACTACGCTATCGGCCCACCCGGAGGCGGCGCCTGCCTGCTTTGTACAGTGCAGGTATGGACGGCGGCAGTCTGCCAGCCGTCACATTGACGATTGGCTGCTGCGCACAGCCGCCATGAACGCCCGGATCTTCGCCGGGTCCTTGATGCCCCTGGCCTGTTCCACCCCGCCGCTGACGTCCACCGCATAAGGGCGAACCCGCACAATGGCCTCACCGACGTTGTCCGCCGTCAGGCCACCGGCCAGGATGATCGGCTTGCTCAAGCCCTGCGGTACCAGCGACCAGTCGAAGGCTTCGCCAGTCCCACCCGGAACCCCTTCCACATACGTGTCCAGCAAGATACCGCTGGCACTGGCGAAGGCTGCACAACTGGCCGCGATGTCATCGCCCGCCTTGACCCGCAACGCCTTGATGTACGGCCGATG
This genomic interval from Pseudomonas alvandae contains the following:
- a CDS encoding SDR family oxidoreductase → MIELATPPSGTHGRVALVTGAARGIGLGIAAWLICEGWQVVLTDLDRERGSKVAKALGDNAWFIAMDVADEGQVATGIAEVLGQFGRLDALVCNAAIADPHNITLESLDLAYWNRVLAVNLGGPMLLAKHCAPYLRAHNGAIVNLASTRAAQSEPDTEAYAASKGGLLALTHALAISLGPEIRVNAVSPGWIDARDPSQRRAQPLTDADHAQHPAGRVGTVEDVAAMVAWLLSRNAGFVTGQEFVVDGGMTKKMIYE
- a CDS encoding O-succinylhomoserine sulfhydrylase, coding for MSQDWDAGRLDSDLDGVAFDTLAVRAGQHRTPEAEHGDPMFFTSSYVFRTAADAAARFAGEVPGNVYSRYTNPTVRAFEERIAALEGAEQAVATATGMAAVMAVVMSLCSAGDHVLVSRSVFGSTISLFEKYFKRFGVEVDYVPLADLSAWDAAIKANTKLLFVESPSNPLAELVDIAALAEIAHAKGSMLVVDNCFCTPALQQPLKLGADVVVHSATKFIDGQGRCMGGVVAGRGEQMKEVVGFLRTAGPTLSPFNAWVFLKGLETLGLRMKAHCANAQALAEWLEQQEGIEKVHYAGLKSHPQHELALRQQRGFGAVVSFEVKGGKEGAWRFIDATRLISITANLGDSKTTITHPSTTSHGRLSPQERESAGIRDSLIRVAVGLEDVADLQADLARGLAAL
- the purF gene encoding amidophosphoribosyltransferase, translating into MCGIVGIVGKSNVNQALYDALTVLQHRGQDAAGIVTSHDGRLFLRKDNGLVRDVFHQRHMQRLVGHMGIGHVRYPTAGSSTSAEAQPFYVNSPYGITLAHNGNLTNVEQLAKEIYESDLRHVNTSSDSEVMLNVFAHELAQRGKLQPTEEDVFAAVTDVHNRCVGGYSVVAMITGYGIVGFRDPHGIRPIVFGQRHTDEGVEYMIASESVSLDVLGFTLIRDLAPGEAVYITEDGKLYTRQCATNPSLTPCIFEHVYLARPDSIIDGISVYKARLRMGEKLADKILRERPDHDIDVVIPIPDTSRTAALELANHLGVKFREGFVKNRYIGRTFIMPGQAARKKSVRQKLNAIELEFRGKNVMLVDDSIVRGTTCKQIIQMAREAGAKNVYFCSAAPAVRYPNVYGIDMPSAHELIAHNRTTQEVADLIGADWLIYQDLPDLIEAVGGGKIKIEQFDCAVFDGKYVTGDIDEAYLNRIENARNDASKAKTQAVSAIIDLYNN
- a CDS encoding CvpA family protein gives rise to the protein MPFTWVDWAIVAIVAISALISLSRGFVKEALSLLTWIIAGVVAWMFGGSLSQYLAGYIETPSARVIAGCAILFIATLLVGAMINYLIGELIRVTGLSGTDRFLGMAFGAARGALLVVVAVGLLSLGPVQQDTWWQESRLVPQFLLVADWSKNLILGWSSQWLASGISVPAEIPFKEHLLPTAKTPQ
- a CDS encoding SPOR domain-containing protein; translated protein: MALLDKAYKQRMVGALVLVALAVIFLPMLFSRQDEQRQVTVDAPAAPQAPSVPPVQVEQVAVPEPQALPQEPVPSDEELAQEPAAPTAPVAPAPTVPSKPAVAPTPVPAAPAIKPAPTQPITAAPKPDTTQSRVDANGLSVSWSVQLASLTSRDSAEKLQKNLRSQGYNAYIRSADGKNRVFVGPLIERAEADRLRDLLNRQQNLKGFVVRFQPERG
- the folC gene encoding bifunctional tetrahydrofolate synthase/dihydrofolate synthase gives rise to the protein MTQRTLGEWLAYLEQLHPSAIDMGLERSQAVASRMGLAKPAPRVITVTGTNGKGSTCAFLASLLRAQGLNVGVYSSPHLLRYNERVQVNGIEASDAQLCEAFAAVEAGRGETSLTYFEMGTLAAFWLFARAGLDAVVLEVGLGGRLDTVNLVDADIALVTSIGVDHADYLGDTRESVAFEKAGIFRQGAPALCGDLDPPQPLLDKVRELSCPFFLRGRDFDLAMTEQHWQWRGSDAKGNPVELHDLPLLDLPMENAALALQAYLLLGLPWESGQIVQALQATRVVGRLDRRSFDWQGKRLNLLLDVGHNPHAALYLAERLARRPVTGKRLAVFGLLSDKDLDGVVDALNASVQHWAVAPLESPRSRPARELQAALQRRGASVDAYGSVAAALEGQCALATPDDEILLFGSFFCVAEALQWLARRSTEEAADGIAG
- the accD gene encoding acetyl-CoA carboxylase, carboxyltransferase subunit beta — its product is MSNWLVDKLIPSIMRSEVKKSSVPEGLWHKCPSCEAVLYRPELEKTLDVCPKCNHHMRIGARARIDIFLDAEGRVELGADLEPVDRLKFRDGKKYKDRLTAAQKQTGEKDALVSMSGTLLGMPVVVSAFEFSFMGGSMGAIVGERFVRAANYALENRCPMICFAASGGARMQEALISLMQMAKTSAVLARLREEGIPFISVLTDPVYGGVSASLAMLGDVIVGEPKALIGFAGPRVIEQTVREKLPEGFQRSEFLLEHGAIDMIIHRQELRPRLGNLLAQLMGLPTPKFVATPIEPMVVPPVPAGL
- a CDS encoding phosphoribosylanthranilate isomerase, producing MPVVRSKICGITRVEDALAAVEAGADAIGLVFYAKSPRAVTVQQARAIIQALPPFVTPVGLFVNASRCELGEILDAVPLGLLQFHGDEASADCEGWHRPYIKALRVKAGDDIAASCAAFASASGILLDTYVEGVPGGTGEAFDWSLVPQGLSKPIILAGGLTADNVGEAIVRVRPYAVDVSGGVEQARGIKDPAKIRAFMAAVRSSQSSM